A region of the Zootoca vivipara chromosome 3, rZooViv1.1, whole genome shotgun sequence genome:
CTGAAACCAATGCCAACTCAGGGTGGCTATTATGGGAAGCAGACTGGGAGAGAAAGCCAAATGAGATTCACGGTTGGGTCGTTCGTTCTTACCTTTGGAGCTCACCTTTTGCCACAAAACCACTGTAGGTAAGTAGaaggaaaggggtgggagagCAAGTGCAATCTATTTCTTTTGAGACTAAGAAGATGTCCTATTTcagatatattatatatataaatatatatatatatatataaaagatacagattaactttatatttttaattgcgTCTTAATTCTGAGAGTGAGATGGCTCTTTCAAGCCACAACTTGCATCTTTTTTCTGCCCTCACCTCTGCTGATGCTGTAAAAGAGATTTATATACCGTAGCCTGGTCCAAGACTGTTTTTACACCTTCATCCGATTGTTAAGTTGAAATACAACCTGTAATTATTTCTCTAGTTTCTCAAATAGAATCAGTTTGGTTTTAGAGTTACAAGGTGTCTTGTTTCATTCTTGTTGGTGGCTGGGAGCAAAAACGCTCAGTTTCCTTGTGCAGAGTCCAGAGATGCTATTATACCACAAGCAGACAAGTGTACCGTGTGGAGTTTGGCTGGATGAACTGGTTCCAGAGTGGTGGATATTTGAGAATACCAGCTTTCATTTAAAGAACAGGTTTCCACATCTCAAAATGAAGCCCAAGAGTGACagtatgtgattttttaaaaagcaaaccattATGGGCAGGAGCAAGCAGCTGGTGTGGGTGGCTGTGTTAGAGAGTGGTCCTCCTTGCAGTGTTGAGCTCAGGAGCCTGATGGGAAAATGTTTTCTTCCACAATTAGAGGAAGGTCTCGGGCAGTGAGGATATGCAGTACATTTCCTGCCTAGTCCTCCTGTTGCAGAAATTAGAATGTGCAACTATTTGAATGCAGAATCTCCTTATCCAGGTAACAGAGGGCAGTGGTGAGGGAGCCCTTGCTTCCAGTTGCTTTGCAGATGGGATCCTGTAGACTCAGTAATGGAAGAGGTCTGATGGCGATAAGTAAAAACACAAGCTCCTGAAACTGAGGCAAATGGCTCTGCCTGCTGCTGAAGACAGAAAGGGGTTGCTTGTCCTATTCCAAAATAGACCTCctagatcaagccagtggcctatctagttcagtatcctgttctgtctcaaaagcaggacatgagcacaacagcctcgctcttcccatttgtgattttcagcaactggcatgcaGAGGCAGACTGCATTATGCCCCAGTGAGTGTGCTTGCTTGAAGCATCTGCCCAGCATctgctagtaagcctgatctacTAAGGTGACTTCATAACTATTACACGGCTTGAGTCCTGTTAAGGGTGCTCTTGTGGAAGAGGTGGTAACACGGGAATaatggagacgggggggggggagaatggcagCAAAATATTAGAGCTTAactagagcctagggcttgctgatcaggtccgcagtttgaatccccgcgatgcggtgagctcctgctgctcggtcccagctcctgccaacctagcagttcgaaagcacatcaaaatgcaagtagataaataggtactgctctggcgggaaggtaaacggcatttctgtgcgctgctctggttttgccagaagcggctttgtcatgctctccacatgacctggaagctgtatgccggctccctcggccagtaaagcaagatgagtgccgcaaccccagagtcgtctgcaactggacctaacggtcaggggtccctttacctttattgaccTTTTATAAAGAGCAATATAAGATTGATATCAATAAGCACACATGCTACAGATTCTTGTATATCCTCACCAGTGACGTATGCATTACTGTCCAAGTGAGCAATTAATTTGCTTTTCAACATATTATGAAAATagaaccatttaattttttaaaaaggaaactcaGTATTACATTTTAAGCTTCTCCACGTAGTTCCAGCTGCTTTTGCATGGTTGGCAGCTGTTTTGGAGATGGCCAAGATGCTTCCTCGTGCTTTGCATGAAAAATTGCAGCATTGAAACACTCTAGCCGGCCTCAAAAGGAAATACAAGAAAAGAGCTGTTTCTCGTGTGAATCCTGCCACATGAACCCTCTCTGGCCCCTTTCATGGCAAGGATATGGGATAGAAATGACTCCCACATGTCACAGAAAGCACAAAGGTTGAAaagtgaagtggggggggggggagaacaacaaCTCTCACGCCCATAACTGTATTAGCAGCATTTAGGAGAATCTTTTGCCGGTAGCTGCTTCCATCATGCTTCAATAGCCCACACTACTTTAGAGGTGCACACTTTGCCAACTGGGCTGGCAGAGAACTCCAAACAGCCAGCTTCTTAGAAGGCATCTTTTCAGTAACACATGGAGCAGAGATTTTCTGTGTAAGACTGATCTGCAGTACTCTGAAGTGCCATTGTTGATAGGTAATTCACACTGCAGCACTCTCAGAGAGCCATGTCATCATTGGAAGTCACGCCTGTGGAAGGGGCAGGCAAACCTGGTAAAGAAGACAGACTCCGATTTTCTTCTGAGGTGGTGATGCAATGAAAAGCTTCAAGAAGAGATTTCTCTTGGAACAGGGGCAAATGAACTGCCACCATGTCGAGCATAGAGGCTGGAGAATTTTctgttgaagaagaaaaagcaggtgGGAGGAAGAGTGAGAGGGTTACAGTAAAAAACAGCTAGCCTCCCTCCCCAACACAACTTATTTCCCCCAGACTCTGGGGAAGTGACTTGGTTTCGTTGTTGTCCCAAATATCTACGCGTGGTAGAGAAAGAATATATCCCAAAAGGAGTTTCTCATGTGCTGTTTTCACAAGCTAATCTGGATTCTATAAGGATGGTTTCATTGGCAACATCATTAGCAGGAAAAGGCACTATGCAActgcctttctcttttttgggTTGGACGCATATTCCCTGGAGACCAAGGGCCATCCACTCATCCTCACAGCTTGTTCACACACTCATAAGAAGGGGAAATCTTTTGCATTTTATGAAGTAAATGGCAGTACAGGGAAAGACAGCCAGGCGAAACTCACAAGGTGATAGTACTGTTTATTTCAAAAAGCCCTAGTTTTCAACACTTACATCAACATATCTTGAGTGTAAGAACTCTTCAGAAGAAGCAACTAAAACACAAACCCAGAAAAATGTAATTCATGCAAATGCCTCGTGCCATTTAGGCACACTCTATATGCTGTTTCTGTGAGTTCTGCAGAGGACTGCTCAAAACAGGTGAGGAAACTGTGGGCCTTCACATGATGCTGGAATACATATCCTATAACTCTGATCACTGGCCAGGATATTAGGCGTTTGTAGTATTTGAAGAGTcacctctttgtttcttttttgcacaGTCAAATCCTAGCTTAATACACCAAGATACCCATGAGCTTTGTACAGGTGCAGGCAGTCCCTTTGCCTTTCATGTGAACATGAGAGCTCAGGCTTCACTTCCAGTTCTGTACAGGGGAACCCTGTGCCTTATGTTGGAGGTTGGGCTTCTGTGACCCCCTCGTATCTGTATCTCCCTGTTCTGTCTCATTGTCCATAGAAACCACCTGCTCCTCTGTAACCTTTGCTCTGGGAAGTGCCAAGTCCTCTTCCGAATAAGATTCCTCCAGCAGGGGCATGaacaatatcttaagaggtgtccaaatgcatgcACTTTTGAACCGttcagtccgccatcttgattcaaaatggtgtctgcCAATATCCAAATGCAGACTAAAATCCTCTCTGATCTCAGGGACCATGCCAATTTGGGCAATGATTACCTTCAGAGGTGCCCAAATAAGTGGCATTTGGAatggttcagtctgccatcttgaatcAATACAGTGCCGGATGATATTCAAAAGTACACAAAAACTGGTACCTACATCTCAGGAACCAAACTGGGCGATGGTATTCTAAGCTGCTTTCAGACGCACAGAGGACAGATGGACAGGCAGTGGGAGACGGACAAACAACTTTCTAAAGTATATAGTAGATTACCAACCCCAAGCTGCAGTTCTCTCACCTTTACACGTAACAGTGACCTCGGTTGGGAAGGCACTCACAGGATCTCCGTAAGTTAGTTTTGCTGTGAATGGGAAAGTCCGACCTTCTCCTGCCACACCATAGTTAAATTTAAGTAGGTTGTATAAGGAATTCCCCTGCAAATGTCCTTCAAGGAAAGCAGCAAAGCGCTCCTGCAAGTAAGGAGAGGCAACTGTTGAACCACTAAGGAAACCCAGCAGAGGGCAGCTTCCCCACTTCTGAACATCTGTAGGAAAAGCTCAGCTCTGCATGCAGCACGCTGGATGTTGTCAGAGGTCAATCACTGTAAAAAAGCACCGCATACCGCTTTCCCAAATGTGTGGATGGACAAGTTTGTTCTAAAGCACCAGCCTGCCTTCTTCAGAGGTTATCCAGCCTCTCAGGAAAAGTTTGTGCCGGATTTGGAAATGCAATTCAAATCACAGCCCTTATTCCAGgaggttgttattgttgtttaggggtgggggaagaaagtaAAGAGAGAATGAGGTTTCAGTCTCACTCCCTGGCTTAATCCTGACCAGAGGTGCTGGACAGAACAATATTGTGTTGGAGACAATTGTTCtccttccgtgtgtgtgtgtgtgtgtgtgtgtgtgtgtgtgtgtgtgtgtgtgtgtgcactgaatCACACACTCAAAATCCTCCTTTTTTGATGGGCTGCCACTCAGTAAGTTGGGACGGTGTGTTGCTAGGCTCCCCTGCTGCATGCATCTTGCTTGATCCAACTGGATGGTTTTACTCAACTGGCCTTCAATCACAGAGGAAACCTTTTGCTCCGATTTCTGTGGGTGTGAGGGATAATCCAGAGTGGCTAACAGGTGTGGGCTGCAGGCAAATGAATGCAGTTGAATCAGTGACTGTTTGGTGGATTCCAACCCCATGGGTGGCAGCCAACTAACTCATTCTGCCAGTGCAAGAATGCAACTCCCCGCCCACCGGGCATTccctgcaccctccccaaatctgctgcagTGTCTTGAGAGAATCcgcagaacagatttagggagcatGGGAGGAGGGGGCTGGAGTTCCACTacgcaagtggaaatccttgaaaTGATGGAGCATGTTGGCTGGATACTGCCCCATGTCCTTTATGAGAAAACAAAGCTACAGAGAGAAGAACCTAGGCTTCCCCCTGCAGCCATCACTTTGAGAATCACGGCCTTTAGCAGGATCTCTATTATTATTGTATTGTGTAGAGCTTTGTGAGGCAGATCAGGCCAAAGCTTACTtgtccaaggccacccagtggcCAGCTTGCATAGTGCATATTAAGAGTGTCTAAAGCAGGCTTGTGCAGAGCTTCTCAGTGGCCTTGTTAGAAAACAGTTtgaaactcaaacaaaaaaagcaatcAGCTCTTGGCAGGGTCCCAGGCTGGCTTAGATCTCTGAGGTCCAGGGTAAGTGGCTTGCTCACATGGAAGGGAGTCAGTGGGCCAAGGCAAAATCAGTAATATTTACCCATttgaaacagaattttaaaaaagttcagaTATATTAAGTGTTTTGACCGATCGTTCAATTACAGTGAACAAACAATGCAgctgaataaaaaaaatcttgcttCCCATTTCACACACATAGACCCTGGAGTGCACAAAAAGGGTCTCTCCTACCTGTAACTGATCTGCCTGGAATTTTCTCCCAGCATAAGCGTTCAGGTGGTTTGAGAGCACAGACAAGAAGCGCTTGATGTCTTTCTGCAAATGCTTGCGAGCTATGTGCTCCAAGGGGATGAAGGGTGGCACGGAGTGGCGCAGGATCCGGACTGGCTGATGTATGCGGAGGTCCAGGTAATAAGAGTCCAGGTAGGTGCCTTCAAAGGCAGTGCTGATGCACAGACAGACTCCTTGCTTGGTCAGCTTCCCACTGAGGCCTAGGAAAAAACATCCTTACTCAGTATTTCGTCAAATCAGATTTACAAAAGCAGGAGTATTAAGAGTGGACAGTTCCTTTACAGTGTGGAGGAGCATCAAATGATGAACAGTTTCCAGCTTCCTCTAATATTGTGccaatttatttcttatttttaatccTGGCATGTGGTTTCATGAAACTCCCAGGGTGCCCAGCTACTGCCTGCTTCTGCTTGGTCCCAAGCTTTCTCCTCCCTTTTTGGCCTGCTAGACTCAAAGGCCTTGTCACTGGAAAAGAATGAAGGAACTTGCACCCTCAGGTGCTCAGGATGACCCCCAATGTTTGGGATACATATGAAGCAGTCCTAAGAGGATAATGAAGCACACAAACAGCTGATATAAAAAAGGGTATTAAGCTATATTACGAAAATAGCAGATTGTGAAATACCAATGTATCCCAGAAATATGctttcaaattacagtggtacctctggctacagacgcttcaggttacagactccgctaacctagaaatagtacctcaggttaagaactttgctttaggatgagaacagaaattgtgtgccggcagcgtgaggccccattagctaaagtggtacctcaggttaagaacagtttcaggttaaaaatggacctccagaacaaattaagttcttaacccgaggtaccactgtatttggaagatTTATTTAAATGGGGGTTATTTTGACCCCAGTAAAATGTCAATaactatttataaaaataaacatatttatCCTGTGTCCGAATGGTTTTTGGAATTTGGGATGTTGCTGTTATGTATGTTAATTCATGACAGCCATACAAGAGAGAGAGTCATTTAGTATGTTTTTTGTACATTGTATGTTATGTGTTTTTTCATGTTTTGTTAttgtaaaaaatcaataaatatcttattaaaaaaagagagagaataagctCACAGACAAAGAAGTCATTCCTATAATGAAAAATTTGAAGAGAGTGTAAGATGCTTTTCATTAGAACTAAAAGCTTTCCATCTCCTCCTTTATTTGCTATTTATGGTGTGATGAATGCCTATTTCATCAACACTTTTGGTATACTTTTTACATTTacaataaaaattaagaaaaaagatCGACACAAGTAGGGGATTAAAAGAGATTCACCACCCCACCACCTCTGTGCTCTGCAGCAGAGGTGCCAAATGCTGAATTATGTCATTAGATTAGAGCAAAAAAGAGACACCACCCAGCAGAGCCCTAGCCAAGCAGCATACAACTGAGATGATTACCTGTCAGATGAAAGATGTGCAGTAACTCCTTGGCGCTCTCAGTCTTCCACTCCAGGAGGACTTGTTGAATCTCTGTAGCCTTAGAAGTCAGAGAACCACTTTTGGTTTTGTCTTTGACCCCAACAATCTATAAAAGACCACAAGCTCAGCTGTTATTAGGTGGCATGTCTGGCACTACAAGCAGAAACCAGTTCAAGTGCTGTTGAAGATGAACCGCAGAGGATTCAGTCAAGGATTTCTAGAAagattattacagtattattattattattattaataatactgggttcccccagccactctaggcagcttccaacagaacattaaaatacaacaatctattaaacattaaaagcttccctaaacagggctgccttcagatgtcttataaaagtctggtagatgtttttctttttgacatctggtgggagggcgttccacagggcgggtgccaccaccgagaaggccctctgcctggttccctgtaacttggcttctcgcagcgagggaaccgccagaaggccctcagcactggacctcagtgtcttatGCATACCCAGTTTCCTTAAGGGTTAAGACAAGAATGTAAGTTGCTTAATAAATATATGCAACTGTTCTGACTTGATCATACAGTATTCAATTTTTGCACATTTCCCCACTTGTGCATGCAACCGTGTGCTGC
Encoded here:
- the CENPO gene encoding centromere protein O, which produces MDGGGGIFSHLEKLEASARKKQREKREHEENVDRMKARIKELRRQRDLLRAKLEVCRSQIVGVKDKTKSGSLTSKATEIQQVLLEWKTESAKELLHIFHLTGLSGKLTKQGVCLCISTAFEGTYLDSYYLDLRIHQPVRILRHSVPPFIPLEHIARKHLQKDIKRFLSVLSNHLNAYAGRKFQADQLQERFAAFLEGHLQGNSLYNLLKFNYGVAGEGRTFPFTAKLTYGDPVSAFPTEVTVTCKENSPASMLDMVAVHLPLFQEKSLLEAFHCITTSEENRSLSSLPGLPAPSTGVTSNDDMAL